The following are from one region of the Colias croceus chromosome 4, ilColCroc2.1 genome:
- the LOC123691389 gene encoding CAP-Gly domain-containing linker protein 1 isoform X2, with amino-acid sequence MNENNDPTMEAGGVPPAPSSASSDTASTISTATSTMPRSEASRPTTFSKPSGLKPPSKIGRLCSNAAPKPAVPISPRADGSSSDARKFSDDSSRKHLSDLIEVEEDEVTSSLPDRPRMHRKASTSSRSSLTSMDALWEKHPRRLSEAGLRRSSDHSVVLTEDTDSFIIGERVWVGGTKPGQIAYIGETQFAPGDWAGIVLDDPIGKNDGSVAGVRYFQCPEKRGVFSRLTRLTREPLVSHAPHDASPVSDAGSVFERPPSGSARQRRALSPNGSIRSIVSSKMNASISTTTGGDLRMGDRVIVSSSRGSKAGTLRYVGVTDFATGVWAGVELDDPIGKNDGSVDGKRYFECAPRFGLFAPISKVSRSPSNRKPGACAIHSNGRATPLRRSNSRDSLTSLGTSIASSRAGVRLGVTSLGSQRVGAPRASSTPVSAKNALQELLREKQHHLERLMRERELERAEVAKASLQADRAENALALVQKEASQANSENAKLRAELEKLNKLLEDEKQKVEDLMFRNEEENINKEDYYKYKEAMERERLSREKHIRELEAEIALQAARAETTASALQALEEQRTAEMTAIAEQHKEELAAAQKLQNLLDEAYALLKEKENEKDSLGKSMSEELSKVKSESEKALLEAKTKMAISQTEFDTQLSVLTSKLQLVESKLETEKQNVERLNKDNSQIITDLNTKLTQLQATVDDKTLELNKVLGASKEHEVNLNKEISKLKMELSAKVLDIEQLQDAKAKQDAQCKSLQEEIERVKDELNTKITEYESVLNEASQQEEKSKLEILRLQQDLSAKIKDYDKLLNESNIANETKEKVMNEYKQTIHERDKEVIRLKGDYEEATANFNIKHSKIAEEHKKEIEDRNLRIEQLTKEIESHKQILEKNKVEIDSLTTQFNMNTDELKALKEENVRLKQSLNELTEINTNLKNKISSMELEIGELNRQLESTKEKCEELQKSKEKVENEYMNLTGQTTDSNEQFNKLSQHLKDTEKELQDLKDKHRETANNYGRVEQELKQKIFKIQEDFSIERTELIRSIDENVEKHKIAEQKLQEIEQRVLQVNNRLKELETENDKLLDENTILKQEIESLKIKEQEMIHEFDATRKKLEVDTDKYKEEIALLKAEGASSEVKLIEKVDQLTDAQNDLNNKLEEARKHEDSLQKILDDMTLQINNEKIQHEKERDQILNQLAHINTQAGVQKNEEIELKKTLEVKENDIKELKLKLEMLEIDLKSNEEIVVEKDRQMAQISEELTKMTDNKNKIEEQLNIVLTESTTLKQKYESLLKNSSTEESLLKEQHGQLETLKIEMATMVAEKCNLEAKYNETISEISKLKENLDQLEVNLKQTTEINTELTKRVEEKDNLLKTQSQKIEQNSIQMKSVDEEIQNLKNELNGKITALHEKEEQLNKLNEIVKEGSNDSKQAIEVLESETTELKRKHLNEVESLNNTIKTLQNSLSEQEKQVIELLQSKEKLNELQTMLAKSDNDIKQLTNINEAQKLNYEDLNKQLQTQFDEYKKESKLLRHDLKAKVSNYEKELEDSRKKISTEIETQNQLQTKLSDADKAILELKEKLELLSVQQINVGEKDERLEKLTLELQATRNSNAEALQHMEKTLHSLRVDIEQKMALVKEKDSIIVRLQEDLKNFKSKLEISEREKVLLQKDISKRNSEIRDKNDNNAMGTLGQGDTAPARSEEDKDMLDGQVNFLNSVIVDMQKKNEQLMARVQALEGGNITAEPTLFNGRKARAVAPRLFCDICDVFDAHDTEDCPKQALPDTREPHEGKKQPPPPRPYCDICEVFGHATENCDEEETF; translated from the exons ACGGCAGCTCCTCCGACGCAAGAAAGTTTAGCGACGATTCGTCAAGAAAACATTTGTCAG ATTTAATAGAAGTAGAGGAAGACGAAGTGACGAGCAGTCTGCCGGACAGACCCCGAATGCATCGGAAAGCCTCCA CTAGTAGCAGGTCCAGTCTGACTTCGATGGACGCGTTGTGGGAGAAACATCCGCGCAGGCTCAGCGAGGCCGGCCTCAGACGGTCCTCAG ATCACAGCGTCGTTTTAACGGAAGATACCGACAGTTTCATTATTGGGGAGCGAGTTTGGGTTGGAGGAACGAAACCAGGTCAAATTGCGTATATCGGTGAAACACAATTTGCTCCTGGTGACTGGGCGGGAATTGTACTTGATGACCCTATTG gaaaaaatgATGGATCTGTAGCTGGAGTTAGAtattttcaatgcccagagaAGAGAGGGGTTTTTTCCCGTTTGACTCGATTGACTCGTGAACCACTTGTATCCCATGCTCCACATGACGCGTCACCTGTATCGGACGCAGGAAGCGTTTTTGAAAGGCCACCATCTGGTTCTGCTAGACAAAGGCGCGCCTTATCACCCAATGGCAGTATTCGAAGCATCGTCAGCAGTAAGATGA aTGCTTCAATTTCTACCACTACGGGTGGTGATTTACGTATGGGTGATCGCGTTATTGTGTCTAGTAGCCGTGGTAGCAAGGCTGGCACTCTTCGCTATGTGGGTGTTACCGATTTTGCTACCGGCGTATGGGCCGGCGTTGAACTCGATGATCCTATTGGAAAGAACGATGGATCTGTAGATGGGAAGAG ATATTTCGAGTGCGCACCACGTTTTGGTTTATTCGCTCCTATATCGAAGGTTTCTCGGTCTCCGTCCAACCGCAAGCCTGGCGCGTGCGCGATCCATAGCAACGGTCGCGCTACTCCATTGCGGCGTTCCAACTCCCGCGACTCGCTCACGTCTCTCGGCACGTCGATCGCGTCGTCCCGCGCAGGGGTGAGACTGGGGGTGACGTCGCTGGGTTCTCAG CGTGTCGGAGCTCCGCGAGCCTCTTCCACCCCGGTCTCCGCTAAGAACGCCCTGCAG gaaCTGCTGCGTGAAAAGCAACATCATTTGGAGCGGCTTATGCGTGAGAGAGAGTTGGAAAGAGCTGAGGTGGCGAAAGCGTCCCTACAGGCTGATCGTGCGGAAAACGCGCTTGCTTTGGTACAGAAGGAGGCTTCGCAG GCAAATTCTGAGAACGCGAAACTCAGAGCTGAGCTCGAAAAGTTGAATAAGTTGTTAGAAGATGAAAAACAGAAAGTTGAAGATCTTATGTTTAGaaatgaagaagaaaatattaacaaagaaGACTATTAT AAATATAAAGAAGCGATGGAG CGGGAGAGACTATCTCGGGAGAAGCATATTCGTGAATTGGAAGCTGAAATTGCATTACAAGCGGCTCGCGCTGAAACCACGGCGAGCGCCCTTCAAGCGCTTGAAGAACAACGAACTGCTGAAATGACAGCCATAGCAGAACAACACAAAGAAGAATTGGCGGCGGCACAAA AATTACAAAATCTTCTAGACGAAGCATATGCACTGTTAAAGGAAAAAGAGAACGAAAAAGATTCTCTGGGCAAAAGCATGTCGGAAGAATTATCCAAAGTTAAATCTGAATCGGAGAAGGCTCTGCTCGAAGCTAAAACCAAAATGGCTATTTCACAAACCGAGTTTGATACTCAACTATCAGTTTTAACGTCCAAATTACAGCTTGTAGAATCAAAGCTGGAGACTGAAAAACAAAACGTAGAACgtttaaataaagataatagtCAAATAATTACTGATTTAAATACTAAGTTGACACAGCTTCAAGCTACAGTAGATGATAAAACATTAGAATTAAACAAGG TACTTGGTGCTAGTAAAGAACATGAAGTCAActtaaacaaagaaataagtaAGTTAAAAATGGAACTTAGCGCTAAGGTATTAGATATTGAACAGTTGCAAGATGCAAAAGCTAAACAAGATGCCCAGTGCAAATCATTGCAAGAAGAAATTGAACGCGTAAAAGAtgaattaaatactaaaataacagAATACGAAAGTGTACTTAATGAAGCTTCACAACAAGAAGAAAAAAGTAAACTAGAGATTTTAAGATTACAACAAGATTTGAGTGCCAAAATAAAGGATTATGATAAACTACTTAATGAATCAAATATTGCAAATGAAACAAAGGAAAAAgtaatgaatgaatataaacaaacaattcatgAACGTGACAAGGAAGTTATCAGACTAAAAGGAGACTATGAAGAAGCAACGgctaatttcaatattaaacatagCAAAATTGCTGAAGAACACAAGAAAGAAATAGAAGATCGTAATTTAAGAATAGAGCAGCTAACCAAAGAAATTGAGAGCCACAAGCAAATATTGGAGAAAAACAAAGTAGAAATTGATAGCTTAACCACGCAATTTAACATGAACACAGACGAATTAAAGGCATTGAAAGAAGAAAATGTTAGGCTTAAACAAAGCCTAAACGAGTTGACAGAAATTAATACCAActtgaaaaacaaaatatcatcAATGGAACTCGAAATTGGTGAACTAAACCGTCAGTTAGAAAGTACGAAAGAGAAATGTGAAGAATTGCAAAAATCGAAAGAAAAAGTTGAAAATGAGTATATGAATCTGACTGGACAAACAACAGATTCCAATGAGCAGTTTAATAAACTATCTCAACACTTAAAAGATACTGAAAAAGAACTTCAGGACCTTAAGGATAAGCATAGAGAAACAGCTAATAATTACGGCAGAGTAGAACAAGagctgaaacaaaaaatatttaaaatacaagaaGACTTTTCAATTGAACGTACAGAATTAATACGATCTATTGACGAAAATGTTGAAAAGCATAAAATTGCTGAACAAAAATTACAGGAAATAGAACAACGGGTGTTGCAAGTAAATAATCGTCTTAAAGAACTTGAAACTGAAAACGATAAACTCTTGGatgaaaatacaattttgaaaCAGGAAATTGAAagtcttaaaataaaagaacaaGAAATGATTCATGAATTTGACGCAACTCGGAAGAAACTTGAAGTAGATACAGATAAGTATAAGGAAGAGATTGCACTTTTGAAAGCAGAAGGTGCTTCATCAGAAGTGAAATTGATTGAAAAAGTAGATCAGCTTACCGATGCGCAAAATGAcctgaataataaattagaagAAGCCAGAAAACACGAGGACTCCCTGCAAAAAATTTTGGATGACATGACTTTGCAAATAAACAATGAAAAGATTCAACATGAAAAAGAAAGAGATCAAATTTTAAATCAGTTAGCACATATTAATACACAGGCTGGTGTCCAGAAAAATGAAGAGATagaattaaagaaaacatTAGAAGTCAAAGAAAATGATATCAAAGAGCTAAAACTGAAATTAGAAATGCTTGAGATAGATTTGAAATCAAACGAAGAAATTGTAGTAGAAAAAGATCGTCAAATGGCTCAAATAAGTGAGGAACTTACAAAGATGActgacaataaaaataaaattgaagagcaattaaatattgttctcACAGAGTCGACGACACTGAAGCAGAAATATGAAAGCCTTCTTAAAAATTCTTCAACGGAAGAATCTTTGTTGAAGGAACAACACGGGCAGTTGGAGacattgaaaattgaaatggcAACTATGGTTGCAGAGAAGTGTAATTTGGAGGCCAAGTACAATGAAACAATATCAGAAATCAGCAAGCTTAAGGAGAATTTAGATCAATTGGAAGTAAATTTAAAGCAAACAACAGAAATCAACACTGAACTTACAAAGCGAGTCGAAGAAAAAGATAACCTTTTAAAAACGCAGAGTCAAAAAATTGAACAGAATTCCATTCAAATGAAATCTGTAGATGAAGAAATCCAAAATCTTAAAAATGAACTCAATGGTAAGATTACTGCTCTCCATGAAAAGGAAGAACAACTCAATAAATTAAACGAAATTGTAAAAGAAGGATCTAATGACTCAAAACAAGCTATCGAAGTTTTGGAGAGTGAAACTACAGAACTAAAACGGAAACATCTTAATGAGGTAGAATCTCttaataatactattaaaacattacaaaacaGTCTATCGGAGCAAGAAAAGCAAGTAATAGAGTTATTGCAATCAAAAGAAAAGTTAAATGAATTACAAACAATGCTTGCAAAGTCTgataatgacattaaacaattAACGAATATTAATGAAGCTCAAAAATTAAACTATGAAGACCTTAACAAACAACTTCAAACGCAGTTTGATGAATACAAAAAAGAAAGCAAATTATTAAGACACGATCTTAAGGCTAAAGTAAGCAATTATGAAAAAGAACTTGAAGATTCAAGGAAGAAAATATCGACGGAAATAGAAACACAAAATCAGCTGCAAACAAAACTGTCGGACGCAGATAAGGCTATATTAGAATTAAAGGAGAAGTTAGAATTACTCTCGGTACAACAAATTAATGTCGGTGAAAAGGACGAGCGATTAGAAAAACTTACATTGGAACTACAGGCAACAAGAAACTCCAATGCTGAAGCTTTGCAACATATGGAAAAAACCTTACATTCACTGCGAGTAGATATCGAACAGAAGATGGCACTGGTGAAGGAAAAAGATAGTATTATTGTTCGGTTACAAGAAGATCTCAAG AACTTTAAGTCGAAACTAGAAATTTCTGAACGAGAAAAGGTTCTTTTACAAAAGGATATTTCTAAACGAAATAGTGAAATACGAGATAAAAACGACAATAATGCGATGGGAACATTGGGACAAGGGGATACTGCGCCTGCTCG GTCAGAAGAAGATAAGGATATGTTGGACGGTCAAGTGAACTTTTTGAATTCGGTGATCGTAGATATGCAAAAAAAGAATGAACAGTTAATGGCGAGAGTTCAGGCGCTGGAAGGAGGCAACATTACTGCTGAGCCTACACtttt CAACGGTCGCAAAGCGCGCGCAGTGGCGCCGCGTTTGTTCTGCGACATCTGCGACGTGTTCGACGCGCACGACACGGAGGACTGCCCCAAGCAGGCGCTGCCCGACACGCGCGAGCCGCACGAGGGCAAGAAGCAGCCGCCGCCGCCCAGGCCCTACTGCGATATATGTGAAG TGTTCGGGCACGCTACGGAAAACTGTGATGAAGAAGAGACCTTCTAA
- the LOC123691389 gene encoding CAP-Gly domain-containing linker protein 2 isoform X4 codes for MNENNDPTMEAGGVPPAPSSASSDTASTISTATSTMPRSEASRPTTFSKPSGLKPPSKIGRLCSNAAPKPAVPISPRADGSSSDARKFSDDSSRKHLSDLIEVEEDEVTSSLPDRPRMHRKASTSSRSSLTSMDALWEKHPRRLSEAGLRRSSDHSVVLTEDTDSFIIGERVWVGGTKPGQIAYIGETQFAPGDWAGIVLDDPIGKNDGSVAGVRYFQCPEKRGVFSRLTRLTREPLVSHAPHDASPVSDAGSVFERPPSGSARQRRALSPNGSIRSIVSSKMNASISTTTGGDLRMGDRVIVSSSRGSKAGTLRYVGVTDFATGVWAGVELDDPIGKNDGSVDGKRYFECAPRFGLFAPISKVSRSPSNRKPGACAIHSNGRATPLRRSNSRDSLTSLGTSIASSRAGVRLGVTSLGSQELLREKQHHLERLMRERELERAEVAKASLQADRAENALALVQKEASQANSENAKLRAELEKLNKLLEDEKQKVEDLMFRNEEENINKEDYYKYKEAMERERLSREKHIRELEAEIALQAARAETTASALQALEEQRTAEMTAIAEQHKEELAAAQTLSTELQNLLDEAYALLKEKENEKDSLGKSMSEELSKVKSESEKALLEAKTKMAISQTEFDTQLSVLTSKLQLVESKLETEKQNVERLNKDNSQIITDLNTKLTQLQATVDDKTLELNKVLGASKEHEVNLNKEISKLKMELSAKVLDIEQLQDAKAKQDAQCKSLQEEIERVKDELNTKITEYESVLNEASQQEEKSKLEILRLQQDLSAKIKDYDKLLNESNIANETKEKVMNEYKQTIHERDKEVIRLKGDYEEATANFNIKHSKIAEEHKKEIEDRNLRIEQLTKEIESHKQILEKNKVEIDSLTTQFNMNTDELKALKEENVRLKQSLNELTEINTNLKNKISSMELEIGELNRQLESTKEKCEELQKSKEKVENEYMNLTGQTTDSNEQFNKLSQHLKDTEKELQDLKDKHRETANNYGRVEQELKQKIFKIQEDFSIERTELIRSIDENVEKHKIAEQKLQEIEQRVLQVNNRLKELETENDKLLDENTILKQEIESLKIKEQEMIHEFDATRKKLEVDTDKYKEEIALLKAEGASSEVKLIEKVDQLTDAQNDLNNKLEEARKHEDSLQKILDDMTLQINNEKIQHEKERDQILNQLAHINTQAGVQKNEEIELKKTLEVKENDIKELKLKLEMLEIDLKSNEEIVVEKDRQMAQISEELTKMTDNKNKIEEQLNIVLTESTTLKQKYESLLKNSSTEESLLKEQHGQLETLKIEMATMVAEKCNLEAKYNETISEISKLKENLDQLEVNLKQTTEINTELTKRVEEKDNLLKTQSQKIEQNSIQMKSVDEEIQNLKNELNGKITALHEKEEQLNKLNEIVKEGSNDSKQAIEVLESETTELKRKHLNEVESLNNTIKTLQNSLSEQEKQVIELLQSKEKLNELQTMLAKSDNDIKQLTNINEAQKLNYEDLNKQLQTQFDEYKKESKLLRHDLKAKVSNYEKELEDSRKKISTEIETQNQLQTKLSDADKAILELKEKLELLSVQQINVGEKDERLEKLTLELQATRNSNAEALQHMEKTLHSLRVDIEQKMALVKEKDSIIVRLQEDLKNFKSKLEISEREKVLLQKDISKRNSEIRDKNDNNAMGTLGQGDTAPARSEEDKDMLDGQVNFLNSVIVDMQKKNEQLMARVQALEGGNITAEPTLFNGRKARAVAPRLFCDICDVFDAHDTEDCPKQALPDTREPHEGKKQPPPPRPYCDICEVFGHATENCDEEETF; via the exons ACGGCAGCTCCTCCGACGCAAGAAAGTTTAGCGACGATTCGTCAAGAAAACATTTGTCAG ATTTAATAGAAGTAGAGGAAGACGAAGTGACGAGCAGTCTGCCGGACAGACCCCGAATGCATCGGAAAGCCTCCA CTAGTAGCAGGTCCAGTCTGACTTCGATGGACGCGTTGTGGGAGAAACATCCGCGCAGGCTCAGCGAGGCCGGCCTCAGACGGTCCTCAG ATCACAGCGTCGTTTTAACGGAAGATACCGACAGTTTCATTATTGGGGAGCGAGTTTGGGTTGGAGGAACGAAACCAGGTCAAATTGCGTATATCGGTGAAACACAATTTGCTCCTGGTGACTGGGCGGGAATTGTACTTGATGACCCTATTG gaaaaaatgATGGATCTGTAGCTGGAGTTAGAtattttcaatgcccagagaAGAGAGGGGTTTTTTCCCGTTTGACTCGATTGACTCGTGAACCACTTGTATCCCATGCTCCACATGACGCGTCACCTGTATCGGACGCAGGAAGCGTTTTTGAAAGGCCACCATCTGGTTCTGCTAGACAAAGGCGCGCCTTATCACCCAATGGCAGTATTCGAAGCATCGTCAGCAGTAAGATGA aTGCTTCAATTTCTACCACTACGGGTGGTGATTTACGTATGGGTGATCGCGTTATTGTGTCTAGTAGCCGTGGTAGCAAGGCTGGCACTCTTCGCTATGTGGGTGTTACCGATTTTGCTACCGGCGTATGGGCCGGCGTTGAACTCGATGATCCTATTGGAAAGAACGATGGATCTGTAGATGGGAAGAG ATATTTCGAGTGCGCACCACGTTTTGGTTTATTCGCTCCTATATCGAAGGTTTCTCGGTCTCCGTCCAACCGCAAGCCTGGCGCGTGCGCGATCCATAGCAACGGTCGCGCTACTCCATTGCGGCGTTCCAACTCCCGCGACTCGCTCACGTCTCTCGGCACGTCGATCGCGTCGTCCCGCGCAGGGGTGAGACTGGGGGTGACGTCGCTGGGTTCTCAG gaaCTGCTGCGTGAAAAGCAACATCATTTGGAGCGGCTTATGCGTGAGAGAGAGTTGGAAAGAGCTGAGGTGGCGAAAGCGTCCCTACAGGCTGATCGTGCGGAAAACGCGCTTGCTTTGGTACAGAAGGAGGCTTCGCAG GCAAATTCTGAGAACGCGAAACTCAGAGCTGAGCTCGAAAAGTTGAATAAGTTGTTAGAAGATGAAAAACAGAAAGTTGAAGATCTTATGTTTAGaaatgaagaagaaaatattaacaaagaaGACTATTAT AAATATAAAGAAGCGATGGAG CGGGAGAGACTATCTCGGGAGAAGCATATTCGTGAATTGGAAGCTGAAATTGCATTACAAGCGGCTCGCGCTGAAACCACGGCGAGCGCCCTTCAAGCGCTTGAAGAACAACGAACTGCTGAAATGACAGCCATAGCAGAACAACACAAAGAAGAATTGGCGGCGGCACAAA CGTTGTCCACAGAATTACAAAATCTTCTAGACGAAGCATATGCACTGTTAAAGGAAAAAGAGAACGAAAAAGATTCTCTGGGCAAAAGCATGTCGGAAGAATTATCCAAAGTTAAATCTGAATCGGAGAAGGCTCTGCTCGAAGCTAAAACCAAAATGGCTATTTCACAAACCGAGTTTGATACTCAACTATCAGTTTTAACGTCCAAATTACAGCTTGTAGAATCAAAGCTGGAGACTGAAAAACAAAACGTAGAACgtttaaataaagataatagtCAAATAATTACTGATTTAAATACTAAGTTGACACAGCTTCAAGCTACAGTAGATGATAAAACATTAGAATTAAACAAGG TACTTGGTGCTAGTAAAGAACATGAAGTCAActtaaacaaagaaataagtaAGTTAAAAATGGAACTTAGCGCTAAGGTATTAGATATTGAACAGTTGCAAGATGCAAAAGCTAAACAAGATGCCCAGTGCAAATCATTGCAAGAAGAAATTGAACGCGTAAAAGAtgaattaaatactaaaataacagAATACGAAAGTGTACTTAATGAAGCTTCACAACAAGAAGAAAAAAGTAAACTAGAGATTTTAAGATTACAACAAGATTTGAGTGCCAAAATAAAGGATTATGATAAACTACTTAATGAATCAAATATTGCAAATGAAACAAAGGAAAAAgtaatgaatgaatataaacaaacaattcatgAACGTGACAAGGAAGTTATCAGACTAAAAGGAGACTATGAAGAAGCAACGgctaatttcaatattaaacatagCAAAATTGCTGAAGAACACAAGAAAGAAATAGAAGATCGTAATTTAAGAATAGAGCAGCTAACCAAAGAAATTGAGAGCCACAAGCAAATATTGGAGAAAAACAAAGTAGAAATTGATAGCTTAACCACGCAATTTAACATGAACACAGACGAATTAAAGGCATTGAAAGAAGAAAATGTTAGGCTTAAACAAAGCCTAAACGAGTTGACAGAAATTAATACCAActtgaaaaacaaaatatcatcAATGGAACTCGAAATTGGTGAACTAAACCGTCAGTTAGAAAGTACGAAAGAGAAATGTGAAGAATTGCAAAAATCGAAAGAAAAAGTTGAAAATGAGTATATGAATCTGACTGGACAAACAACAGATTCCAATGAGCAGTTTAATAAACTATCTCAACACTTAAAAGATACTGAAAAAGAACTTCAGGACCTTAAGGATAAGCATAGAGAAACAGCTAATAATTACGGCAGAGTAGAACAAGagctgaaacaaaaaatatttaaaatacaagaaGACTTTTCAATTGAACGTACAGAATTAATACGATCTATTGACGAAAATGTTGAAAAGCATAAAATTGCTGAACAAAAATTACAGGAAATAGAACAACGGGTGTTGCAAGTAAATAATCGTCTTAAAGAACTTGAAACTGAAAACGATAAACTCTTGGatgaaaatacaattttgaaaCAGGAAATTGAAagtcttaaaataaaagaacaaGAAATGATTCATGAATTTGACGCAACTCGGAAGAAACTTGAAGTAGATACAGATAAGTATAAGGAAGAGATTGCACTTTTGAAAGCAGAAGGTGCTTCATCAGAAGTGAAATTGATTGAAAAAGTAGATCAGCTTACCGATGCGCAAAATGAcctgaataataaattagaagAAGCCAGAAAACACGAGGACTCCCTGCAAAAAATTTTGGATGACATGACTTTGCAAATAAACAATGAAAAGATTCAACATGAAAAAGAAAGAGATCAAATTTTAAATCAGTTAGCACATATTAATACACAGGCTGGTGTCCAGAAAAATGAAGAGATagaattaaagaaaacatTAGAAGTCAAAGAAAATGATATCAAAGAGCTAAAACTGAAATTAGAAATGCTTGAGATAGATTTGAAATCAAACGAAGAAATTGTAGTAGAAAAAGATCGTCAAATGGCTCAAATAAGTGAGGAACTTACAAAGATGActgacaataaaaataaaattgaagagcaattaaatattgttctcACAGAGTCGACGACACTGAAGCAGAAATATGAAAGCCTTCTTAAAAATTCTTCAACGGAAGAATCTTTGTTGAAGGAACAACACGGGCAGTTGGAGacattgaaaattgaaatggcAACTATGGTTGCAGAGAAGTGTAATTTGGAGGCCAAGTACAATGAAACAATATCAGAAATCAGCAAGCTTAAGGAGAATTTAGATCAATTGGAAGTAAATTTAAAGCAAACAACAGAAATCAACACTGAACTTACAAAGCGAGTCGAAGAAAAAGATAACCTTTTAAAAACGCAGAGTCAAAAAATTGAACAGAATTCCATTCAAATGAAATCTGTAGATGAAGAAATCCAAAATCTTAAAAATGAACTCAATGGTAAGATTACTGCTCTCCATGAAAAGGAAGAACAACTCAATAAATTAAACGAAATTGTAAAAGAAGGATCTAATGACTCAAAACAAGCTATCGAAGTTTTGGAGAGTGAAACTACAGAACTAAAACGGAAACATCTTAATGAGGTAGAATCTCttaataatactattaaaacattacaaaacaGTCTATCGGAGCAAGAAAAGCAAGTAATAGAGTTATTGCAATCAAAAGAAAAGTTAAATGAATTACAAACAATGCTTGCAAAGTCTgataatgacattaaacaattAACGAATATTAATGAAGCTCAAAAATTAAACTATGAAGACCTTAACAAACAACTTCAAACGCAGTTTGATGAATACAAAAAAGAAAGCAAATTATTAAGACACGATCTTAAGGCTAAAGTAAGCAATTATGAAAAAGAACTTGAAGATTCAAGGAAGAAAATATCGACGGAAATAGAAACACAAAATCAGCTGCAAACAAAACTGTCGGACGCAGATAAGGCTATATTAGAATTAAAGGAGAAGTTAGAATTACTCTCGGTACAACAAATTAATGTCGGTGAAAAGGACGAGCGATTAGAAAAACTTACATTGGAACTACAGGCAACAAGAAACTCCAATGCTGAAGCTTTGCAACATATGGAAAAAACCTTACATTCACTGCGAGTAGATATCGAACAGAAGATGGCACTGGTGAAGGAAAAAGATAGTATTATTGTTCGGTTACAAGAAGATCTCAAG AACTTTAAGTCGAAACTAGAAATTTCTGAACGAGAAAAGGTTCTTTTACAAAAGGATATTTCTAAACGAAATAGTGAAATACGAGATAAAAACGACAATAATGCGATGGGAACATTGGGACAAGGGGATACTGCGCCTGCTCG GTCAGAAGAAGATAAGGATATGTTGGACGGTCAAGTGAACTTTTTGAATTCGGTGATCGTAGATATGCAAAAAAAGAATGAACAGTTAATGGCGAGAGTTCAGGCGCTGGAAGGAGGCAACATTACTGCTGAGCCTACACtttt CAACGGTCGCAAAGCGCGCGCAGTGGCGCCGCGTTTGTTCTGCGACATCTGCGACGTGTTCGACGCGCACGACACGGAGGACTGCCCCAAGCAGGCGCTGCCCGACACGCGCGAGCCGCACGAGGGCAAGAAGCAGCCGCCGCCGCCCAGGCCCTACTGCGATATATGTGAAG TGTTCGGGCACGCTACGGAAAACTGTGATGAAGAAGAGACCTTCTAA